A stretch of the Malus sylvestris chromosome 10, drMalSylv7.2, whole genome shotgun sequence genome encodes the following:
- the LOC126585042 gene encoding DEAD-box ATP-dependent RNA helicase 39-like encodes MGGVSRTLLTFSLYSNLFALSRLPASKRFSLIKPTRVLTRVRPLCTATATTTTASPAGTVDFEDEENQPLKHSLLLERLRLRHLKSNAKPQAKTAGGNSIGDAQRQSDDGLGRSENRKKREVGSFGELGVSEEVIAAVREMGIEVPTEIQSIGIPAVLEGKTVVLGSHTGSGKTLAYMLPLAQLLRKDEAESGIQMKPRRPRAVVLCPTRELSEQVFRVSKFVSHHARFRSTMVSGGGRLRPQEDSLNNPIEMVVGTPGRVLQHIEDGNLVYGDIKYVVLDEADTMFDRGFGPDIRKFLVPLKHRASKPGGQGFQTVLVTATMTKAVQNLIDEEFQGILHLRTSSLHKKIASARHDFVKISGAENKLESLLQVLEPSLAKGNRVMVFCNTLSSSRAVDHFLNENQISTVNYHGEVPAEQRVENLKKFKSNDGDCPTLVCTDLAARGLDLDVDHVIMFDFPLNSIDYLHRTGRTARMGAKGKVTSLVAKKNLMLANRIEEAIKKNESLESLSVDSVKRDIARSRITPQNGKNVKPVRVSNQKNKSRPAFAPTKSAKPSFQSSKSVEPSRASSLKRAPSSASNSRKAPSSANSSRKASFSEKRQPEGRRFSTVKSTPSKLSVVGFRGRASWSNKKESLESS; translated from the exons ATGGGAGGAGTATCAAGAACtctcctcactttctctctctactcaaACCTTTTCGCCTTGTCACGTCTGCCCGCCTCCAAACGCTTCTCTCTCATCAAACCCACCAGGGTTTTAACAAGGGTTAGGCCTCTTTGCACCGCCACAGCCACAACCACCACCGCCAGCCCCGCCGGTACGGTTGATTTCGAAGACGAAGAGAACCAACCCTTGAAGCACTCCTTGCTTCTCGAGAGGCTGCGTCTGAGGCACctcaagagcaatgccaagCCACAAGCCAAAACCGCTGGCGGAAATTCAATTGGGGATGCCCAGAGGCAGAGCGATGACGGGTTGGGGAGGTCGGAGAACAGGAAGAAGAGGGAGGTTGGGAGTTTTGGGGAGTTGGGTGTGAGCGAGGAGGTCATTGCGGCGGTGAGAGAGATGGGAATTGAGGTTCCCACTGAAATTCAGAGCATTGGGATTCCGGCGGTGTTGGAAGGGAAGACTGTGGTCTTGGGTTCTCACACTGGCTCTGGCAAGACTCTGGCTTACATGTTGCCTCTTGCCCAG CTGTTGAGAAAGGATGAGGCTGAAAGTGGTATTCAAATGAAGCCCAGGCGTCCTAGAGCTGTTGTGCTATGCCCCACAAGGGAGCTGTCTGAGCAG GTTTTTCGTGTTTCCAAGTTTGTCAGCCACCATGCAAGATTCAGGTCTACTATGGTAAGCGGCGGTGGTCGGTTGAGACCCCAGGAGGATTCATTGAATAACCCAATTGAAATGGTAGTTGGTACCCCTGGCAGGGTTCTCCAACATATTGAGGATGGCAACTTGGTTTACGGTGACATAAAATATGTG GTATTGGATGAGGCAGATACCATGTTTGATCGTGGCTTTGGTCCAGACATTCGCAAGTTTCTTGTCCCATTAAAACATCGTGCATCGAAACCCGGAGGGCAAGGGTTCCAAACTGTTTTGGTCACAGCAACAATGACAAAG GCAGTGCAAAACCTGATTGATGAGGAGTTCCAAGGAATATTACACTTGCGCACATCCTCACTGCATAAAAAGATTGCATCCGCACGTCATGATTTTGTTAAGATTTCAGGTGCTGAGAACAAGCTGGAATCACTTCTACAG GTTCTGGAGCCAAGTTTAGCAAAGGGAAATAGAGTAATGGTGTTCTGTAACACATTAAGTTCCAGCCGTGCTGTGGATCACTTTCTCAATGAAAATCAGATCTCTACTGTCAATTATCATGGTGAGGTGCCAGCAGAACAAAG GGTTGAAAACCTCAAAAAGTTTAAGAGCAACGATGGAGATTGCCCTACATTGGTCTGCACAGACCTGGCTGCAAGGGGACTGGACTTGGATGTAGACCATGTTATAATgtttgattttcctttgaacTCT ATTGACTACCTTCATCGTACAGGAAGAACTGCTCGGATGGGTGCAAAAG GGAAAGTGACGAGTTTGGTTGCTAAGAAGAACCTCATGTTAGCGAACCGAATTGAGGAAGCaataaagaagaatgaaagCTTAGAATCTCTCAGTGTAGATAGCGTCAAGAGGGACATTGCCCGTTCGCGAATTACTCCGCAGAATGGAAAGAATGTAAAACCGGTGAGAGTCTCAAATCAGAAAAACAAGAGCAGACCAGCATTTGCTCctacaaaatctgcaaaaccaTCTTTCCAGTCATCGAAGTCAGTAGAACCTTCCAGAGCGAGCAGCTTGAAAAGAGCTCCTTCCAGTGCTAGCAACTCAAGAAAAGCTCCTTCCAGTGCAAACAGCTCTAGAAAAGCCTCTTTTAGTGAGAAGAGGCAACCAGAAGGCAGAAGATTCAGTACAGTTAAATCAACGCCCTCGAAGTTGAGTGTGGTTGGGTTTAGGGGGCGAGCTTCTTGGTCTAATAAGAAAGAATCGTTGGAGTCGAGCtga
- the LOC126585045 gene encoding uncharacterized protein LOC126585045 → MARKPLSALSLPTTFQAGLAAMTLAFCAVALLMCASHSRRWRRQWNACTDFFDDEPVVQHVQPGNYDASSDEQEEDSVWQKNILMGGKCQLPDFSGVIIYDAEGNIVKPDKTPRLTWK, encoded by the coding sequence ATGGCTCGCAAGCCTCTTTCGGCACTCTCTCTACCGACCACATTTCAAGCCGGTCTGGCAGCGATGACCCTCGCATTTTGTGCCGTGGCGTTGCTCATGTGTGCTTCTCATTCGCGTAGATGGCGCCGCCAGTGGAATGCTTGCACAGACTTCTTTGACGATGAGCCTGTTGTCCAACATGTTCAGCCTGGAAACTATGATGCAAGCAGTGATGAGCAGGAAGAAGACTCGGTCTGGCAGAAGAACATACTCATGGGTGGAAAGTGCCAGCTACCAGATTTTTCGGGTGTCATAATCTACGACGCTGAGGGCAACATCGTCAAGCCTGACAAGACTCCTCGTTTAACCTGGAAGTAA
- the LOC126585029 gene encoding embryogenesis-like protein: protein MNHQRSQIALCKWLFQHSFHPSPKLFSLNSLSTSPTRRVSDSAPLPEPEILLNTPTTTPHHFLHPALSNSPTQFAARRNVRQFSGGPEEFDQNQVVDTINLKFAEAREEIEMAMESKETVYFDEEAECARDSVKEVLELYEGLLAKVPESNKAALQRSMGLKIEQLKAELQQLNE from the coding sequence ATGAATCATCAACGTTCACAAATTGCGCTTTGCAAATGGCTCTTCCAGCACTCTTTCCACCCTTCTCCGAAGCTCTTCTCCCTCAACTCGCTCTCGACGAGTCCTACTCGGCGCGTTTCCGACTCAGCTCCATTGCCGGAACCCGAGATTCTTCTCAACACACCCACAACAACTCCCCACCATTTTCTCCATCCAGCTCTCTCGAACTCACCGACCCAGTTCGCAGCTCGCCGGAATGTGAGGCAATTCAGCGGCGGGCCGGAGGAGTTCGATCAGAACCAAGTGGTGGACACGATCAACCTCAAGTTTGCAGAGGCGAGGGAGGAGATAGAGATGGCCATGGAGTCCAAAGAAACTGTTTACTTTGACGAAGAGGCCGAGTGCGCTCGAGATTCTGTGAAGGAAGTGCTGGAATTGTATGAAGGTCTATTGGCTAAGGTGCCGGAGAGCAATAAGGCGGCGTTGCAGAGGTCGATGGGGCTCAAGATTGAGCAGCTCAAGGCTGAGCTTCAACAGCTGAATGAGTGA
- the LOC126585044 gene encoding uncharacterized protein LOC126585044, with protein sequence MSLDSHIERVLWTPDQIAARVSDLAAQISADFSLSSLSQPPALVGVATGAFLFLADLARQIPLPVTVDFIRAESYGSGTQSNGAPTISFDLKVDVTGRHVVLVEDIVDTGSTIERLIAHMESKGASCVSVCTFLDKPSRRKVHFQLLSNGKFYRGFECPDYFVVGYGMDFDERYRNLPYIGVLKPELYK encoded by the exons ATGTCCTTGGACTCTCACATAGAGAGGGTCCTCTGGACTCCCGACCAAATCGCCGCCCGTGTTTCCGACCTCGCCGCCCAAATCTCCGCCGACTTCTccctctcctccctctcccaaCCACCTGCCCTCGTAGGCGTCGCCACCGGCGCCTTTCTCTTCCTCGCCGACCTGGCCCGCCAAATCCCCCTGCCCGTCACCGTCGACTTCATCCGCGCCGAATCCTACGGCTCCGGGACCCAGTCCAATGGCGCCCCAACGATTTCCTTCGACTTGAAGGTCGACGTCACCGGCCGCCACGTCGTCCTG GTTGAGGACATTGTGGATACAGGAAGCACAATTGAGCGTCTGATTGCACACATGGAATCGAAAGGCGCTTCGTGTGTGTCGGTCTGCACATTTCTGGATAAACCATCGAGACGGAAGGTTCATTTTCAGCTTCTCAGCAACGGGAAATTCTACCGCGGTTTCGAG TGTCCAGATTACTTTGTTGTGGGCTATGGAATGGACTTTGATGAACGTTACAGGAACTTGCCGTACATTGGTGTATTGAAGCCCGAGCTGTATAAGTGA
- the LOC126585046 gene encoding polyadenylate-binding protein 3-like, whose product MAAAVSGPVAQPVSPAAQQAPPVAAPSVFGNVSLYVGDLDPSVNEAQLYDLFNQMGQIVSIRVCRDQSRMQSLGYAYVNYGDPQHAANALEVLNFTPINGKPIRIMYSHRDPSIRKSGKANVFIKNLDKSIDHKALLDTFSTFGNVLSCKVALDGNGQSKGYGFVQYDNEESAQEAIKKLNKMLINGKLVYVGLFQRGQERNGQNGSPHFTNVYVKNLSETTTDEDLKKTFGEHGNITSAVVMRDGSGKSRCFGFVNFEKPEEAAAAIEKLNGSTVSGDKVLFVGRAQRKSEREAELRAKFEQERLSRFEKLQGANLYLKNLDDTVNDEKLKELFSEFGTITSCKVMLDHQGVSKGSGFVAFSTPEEANKALAEMSGKMIGRKPLYVAVAQRKEERKARLQARFAQIRAPGGLSPLPSGIPAYHPGAPRLAPQQLYFGQGSGILPHQPAGYGFQQQLVPGMRPGNFIMPYHLQRQGQPGQRMGVRRSGNFQHVQQQQLLHRNSNQGLRYMGNARNGVDPSLAPQGLVGPMMPLPLDGAGLPVSPNDIHRSGPLPTSTLASALASATPENQRLMLGEQLYPLVERIEPEHTAKVTGMLLEMDQTEVLHLIESPDALKNKVAEAMDVLRTAATKSDVTDQLGALDLNE is encoded by the exons ATGGCGGCGGCGGTATCGGGTCCGGTGGCTCAACCAGTGTCTCCGGCGGCTCAACAGGCGCCGCCGGTTGCGGCTCCGTCGGTTTTCGGGAACGTGTCGCTGTACGTGGGCGATCTGGACCCGAGTGTGAACGAAGCGCAGCTGTACGATCTGTTCAACCAAATGGGGCAGATCGTTTCGATTCGGGTCTGTCGGGATCAGAGCCGAATGCAATCCCTCGGCTATGCCTACGTTAATTACGGCGATCCTCAGCACG CTGCTAATGCCCTGGAGGTTTTGAATTTTACTCCGATCAATGGGAAACCCATCAGGATTATGTACTCTCATCGTGATCCAAGCATTCGGAAGAGCGGAAAGGCCAATGTGTTCATTAAGAACCTGGACAAAAGTATTGATCATAAGGCGTTGTTGGACACTTTTTCAACCTTTGGCAACGTACTTTCTTGCAAGGTTGCACTTGATGGCAACGGTCAATCGAAAGGGTATGGCTTCGTACAGTATGACAATGAGGAATCTGCTCAGGAGGCGATCAAGAAGCTGAACAAAATGCTGATAAATGGAAAACTGGTTTATGTTGGACTGTTTCAACGAGGCCAGGAAAGGAATGGGCAAAATGGATCACCACATTTCACTAATGTTTATGTGAAGAATTTGTCAGAGACGACGACAGATGAAGACCTTAAGAAAACTTTTGGTGAGCATGGTAACATTACCAGTGCGGTTGTTATGAGGGATGGTTCTGGAAAGTCAAGATGTTTTGGTTTTGTTAACTTTGAGAAGCCAGAAGAAGCTGCTGCTGCAATTGAGAAGTTGAATGGGAGCACCGTTAGTGGTGACAAGGTTTTGTTTGTCGGGAGGGCTCAAAGGAAATCCGAGAGGGAGGCGGAGTTGAGAGCTAAGTTTGAACAGGAAAGGCTCAGTAGATTTGAGAAGCTACAAGGTGCTAATTTATATCTCAAAAATCTTGATGACACAGTAAATGATGAAAAACTAAAGGAGCTATTTTCTGAATTTGGAACAATAACATCGTGCAAG GTCATGCTTGATCACCAAGGGGTGAGCAAGGGTTCTGGATTTGTTGCATTTTCTACTCCGGAAGAAGCCAATAAAGCC TTGGCCGAGATGAGTGGCAAGATGATTGGACGGAAGCCTTTGTATGTTGCCGTGGCCCAACGCAAAGAAGAGCGCAAGGCTCGATTACAG GCACGTTTTGCCCAAATCCGAGCACCAGGTGGGTTGTCACCATTGCCATCGGGAATTCCTGCATATCATCCTGGGGCACCTAGACTTGCCCCGCAACAACTGTATTTTGGTCAAGGTTCTGGCATTCTACCCCATCAGCCTGCTGGTTATGGCTTCCAGCAGCAGCTAGTGCCTGGCATGCGCCCGGGTAACTTCATTATGCCATACCACCTTCAGAGGCAAGGTCAACCTGGGCAGCGGATGGGTGTACGGCGAAGTGGGAACTTCCAACATGTGCAGCAGCAGCAG TTACTGCACCGTAATTCCAATCAAGGCTTGAGATACATGGGCAATGCACGGAATGGAGTGGACCCATCTTTGGCTCCTCAAGGTCTTGTGGGTCCAATGATGCCTTTGCCACTTGACGGTGCAGGGCTGCCTGTGTCTCCTAATGATATCCATCGTTCTGGGCCGTTGCCAACGTCAACACTTGCTTCAGCTTTAGCTTCTGCTACCCCAGAGAATCAGCGTTTG ATGCTGGGTGAACAACTATATCCACTTGTTGAGCGGATTGAGCCTGAACACACGGCTAAGGTGACAGGGATGTTGCTAGAGATGGACCAGACGGAAGTTCTCCATCTGATCGAGTCTCCAGATGCCTTGAAGAACAAGGTAGCTGAGGCAATGGATGTTCTGCGTACAGCTGCAACGAAGTCTGACGTTACTGATCAGCTTGGTGCATTGGATCTGAATGAGTGA